The Neodiprion virginianus isolate iyNeoVirg1 chromosome 5, iyNeoVirg1.1, whole genome shotgun sequence genome contains a region encoding:
- the LOC124304584 gene encoding transmembrane protein 94 isoform X2 produces the protein MEGDRRDVNAGMEMETEKNESFAKDKLGLTTTEALEILGSDIRRVVDEYEANYKKNRMYMAWLKDSLHHCSQYTTLCWTSSLALLLNAVALIALYFVENEFWSRSLLPSGIIVCCLVSFNFFLVACDNKLRHHEILNRVKILLEQIENAQFVCNWNIQNYPHLCSPLSPCLTLQWTYRDGQVVNLPWALLVAGDVIVIKPGQQVPGHCIPYNDEGPILHAKEVYSPPVHSANEIFSNPKARTPLKNKIYKLQETPYLTNLRMALDQALDRPVTYHNRERHLVMICCIEQLAYPIILIIVLLVNLLRHLYLSKDVGIGLWTEMFLLQPIAVTLPLLPLVFPAAWLALNCFGMARFKALFKLYQSSKKMQFVDPFEDADISGPSNPEVVYNWSEVRQYFVNIFVGREHMMSRSANILHVLGSVTALCCVDKKGILSWPNPTAEKVFFLRNASTVSQTSSNESMEKTADLLSSHNEQGKQDTNRISYAQHDMSHSVAEVLDLTHDHALPFRLEFDDHAWKQHINSLKPLGLAILLNTCNMDTQEHYTQFCSHVTCEALYNENLVPVTNRRCLCELAKQIGFQDQAQEIFKLEEQLSTFKHVPEMVRRDIKFARSLSLSTKLKFPFPHMVSVVVRERSGGGLQLLAQGTADLILDSCIEFWDGHDLCPLSASDRKKVQDFYQRTSLTSYCTAFAYRPLTRSVNSKLSEIYLEIPTDSKHLYTPHRSPTPLPWDFRNVLDPRVRGVLGQFHSTDSLLCNENKDEEVNDIEGCFDLQCNQIFIGMVTMQYQAQTDMVQLIEQLERACIRFVHFSKENELRSRVFSEKMGLESGWNCHISLLSERARSDSPVGYWVSQAAAMFSPTPSTRSHQHNHSCMDEASQLLNHISPRSNLDNSRAMSMSAPSAINTEFTTVKFDDETTECNEAEPMQPKSAMSHREQDTMQSEDSVLVQSVDLGSGQEAWRSLSCLTDSTEQSAPVNFDMSNRAKLPRGIDKIRPHIELIDNVPLLVSLFTDCNTVVTREMLHIMQDYGEVVCVLGSSANAENMPIFMQADAGVAVEPLYPQVCQKVPVMMPTTEDQGPSPVDLSRTLNSISCSLSIKREDPIALYHLVMEARHYMQCVWNCVQFWICCVVTLSMAQLLSSFLMLPPLFSVGQVLWLSCLIIPLLSVSLVATPTDPTIMQRATGKNQCLVNGQVALFVLWCYGSKFLPTVITVVLSQGILLANMCYKFWHINSKCVYVYPQPTPAPVLGADSDMPVQWGGWGSEPLAILLAQHFALVLAVLHFVTISISFVHREYSVWRKQPIKNWTWVLTTLIVLGAQAIFSGIIFWQFWTEESKRFDNFQLQLPLFFLFSVPLIFAINELVKWQEIKANVRYQKRARLEFGTKLGMNSPF, from the exons ATGGAGGGTGATAGGCGAGATGTCAATGCGGGGATGGAAatggaaacagaaaaaaatgagagCTTTGCCAAGGATAAATTGGGCCTAACGACAACCGAGGCTCTAGAAATATTGGGAAGCGATATCAGGCGTGTCGTTGACGAATATGAGGCAAACTACAAGAAAAATAG AATGTACATGGCTTGGCTTAAGGATTCACTTCACCATTGTAGCCAGTACACAACGCTTTGCTGGACATCATCCCTGGCTCTATTATTGAACGCTGTTGCGCTAATCGCGCTCTACTTTGTTGAAAATGAGTTCTG GTCTAGATCGCTTCTACCCTCTGGGATAATAGTTTGCTGCCTTGtgtcgtttaatttttttctagtcGCTTGCGACAATAAACTTCGTCATCATGAAATATTAAACAGGGTGAAGATTTTGCTTGAACAAATTGAAA ATGCCCAATTCGTGTGCAACTGGAACATACAAAACTACCCTCATTTATGCAGTCCTCTTTCACCATGCCTCACCCTGCAATGGACATATCGAGATGGTCAAGTTGTAAACTTGCCTTGGGCACTGCTCGTCGCTGGAGATGTGATTGTGATTAAGCCGGGGCAGCAAGTTCCGGGTCACTGCATTCCCTACAAC GACGAAGGGCCGATCCTCCATGCCAAGGAGGTTTACAGCCCACCTGTTCACAGCGCAAACGAGATATTTTCCAATCCAAAGGCTCGTACGCCTCTGAAAAACAAGATCTACAAACTTCAGGAAACGCCTTACTTGACCAACCTCAGAATGGCTTTGGACCAAGCGTTGGATAGACCAGTTACATATCATAATCGAGAACGTCATCTAGTCATGATTTGTTGCATCGAGCAGTTGGCCTACccaattattttaatcatcGTATTACTCGTCAACTTATTACGTCATTTGTATCTATCGAAGGACGTCGGCATCGGTCTCTGGACTGAAATGTTTTTACTTCAACCGATTGCTGTGACACTTCCTCTGTTACCGCTGGTTTTTCCCGCTGCTTGGCTTGCTTTGAACTGCTTTGGAATGGCCAGGTTCAAGGCTTTATTCAAGTTATACCAGTCTTCAAAAAAGATGCAG TTTGTAGATCCCTTTGAGGATGCTGATATTTCTGGACCAAGCAACCCGGAAGTGGTTTACAACTGGTCAGAGGTCAGGCAGTACTTCGTCAATATTTTTGTTGGCAGAGAACACATGATGTCCAGATCTGCCAATATACTTCACGTCCTGGGATCGGTCACT GCATTGTGCTGCGTGGACAAGAAGGGGATATTGTCATGGCCGAATCCAACAGCAGagaaagtttttttccttcgtaacgCAAGCACTGTGTCTCAAACATCTAG TAACGAAAGCATGGAGAAAACTGCCGACCTGCTCTCATCTCACAATGAACAGGGAAAACAGGACACGAATAGAATATCTTATGCGCAACATG ACATGTCACATTCAGTTGCTGAGGTTCTAGATCTGACGCATGATCATGCTCTACCTTTTCGATTGGAGTTCGACGACCACGCTTGGAAGCAGCATATAAATTCGCTCAAACCGTTGGGCTTGGCTATTCTTCTCAATACCTGCAATATGGACACGCAAGAACACTATACTCAGTTCTGTTCTCACGTCACTTGCGAAGCTCTCTACAACGAAAATCTTGTTCCTGTTACTAATAGAAG ATGCTTGTGCGAACTGGCCAAGCAAATCGGATTTCAAGATCAAGCCCAGGAGATATTCAAGCTTGAAGAACAACTTTCGACTTTCAAGCATGTA CCTGAAATGGTGAGAAGAGATATAAAGTTTGCTCGATCGTTGAGCCTCTCGACAAAGCTGAAATTCCCATTCCCGCACATGGTGTCCGTCGTGGTAAGGGAGAGGAGCGGCGGAGGTTTGCAACTGCTGGCCCAAGGAACAGCGGACTTAATTTTGGACTCGTGCATCGAATTTTGGGATGGTCACGACTTGTGTCCCTTGTCCGCTAGCGATAG AAAGAAGGTGCAAGACTTCTATCAGCGTACGAGCTTGACGTCCTATTGTACCGCGTTTGCCTATAGACCGCTGACGCGAAGCGTTAACAGCAAATTGTCGGAAATATATTTGGAGATTCCTACAGACAGTAAACATCTGTATACGCCGCATCGAAGCCCAACTCCGCTCCCTTGGGACTTTAGGAATGTTCTAGACCCAAGAGTTAGGGGAGTCCTTGGGCAATTTCATTCGACAG ATTCGCTTTTGTGCAACGAGAATAAAGACGAAGAAGTGAACGACATCGAAGGATGTTTTGATCTTCAATGTAACCAGATTTTCATTGGGATGGTCACAATGCAATATCAAGCACAAACAGACATG GTACAATTAATTGAACAACTAGAAAGAGCCTGTATAAGATTTGTTCACTTTAGCAAAGAGAATGAATTGAGGTCGAGGGTGTTTTCGGAGAAAATGGGACTCGAAAGTGGGTGGAATTGTCACATTTCACTGTTAAGTGAAAGGGCCAG GTCGGATAGTCCTGTGGGTTACTGGGTGAGCCAAGCAGCAGCTATGTTCTCACCCACACCCTCCACTCGATCTCACCAGCATAACCATTCCTGCATGGACGAGGCCAGCCAATTGCTTAACCATATCTCCCCTCG TAGTAACCTGGATAACAGTCGGGCAATGAGCATGTCGGCTCCGAGTGCCATAAACACGGAATTTACCACAGTCAAGTTCGATGACGAAACCACCGAGTGCAATGAGGCAGAGCCAATGCAGCCCAAGAGCGCAATGAGTCATAG GGAGCAGGACACCATGCAAAGTGAGGACAGTGTTCTCGTTCAGAGTGTTGATTTGGGATCAGGGCAAGAAGCTTGGCGCTCATTGAGCTGTCTGACTGATAGCACGGAACAAAGCGCGCCCGTCAATTTTGATATGTCCAACAGA GCTAAACTACCTCGTGGCATAGACAAGATAAGGCCACATATCGAACTTATCGACAACGTTCCACTGCTCGTGTCTCTCTTCACAGACTGCAATACCGTAGTTACCCGAGAAATGCTTCATATTATGCAGGATTATGGAGAAGTTGTCTGCGTTCTCGGCTCTTCTGCTAACGCAGAAAACATGCCAATATTCATGCAGGCTGACGCTGG AGTCGCCGTAGAACCTCTCTATCCTCAAGTCTGTCAGAAAGTGCCAGTTATGATGCCCACGACGGAAGATCAGGGTCCGTCACCTGTCGACCTCAGCAGAACTCTAAATTCCATTTCTTGTTCACTCAGCATTAAACGTGAGGATCCGATTGCCTTGTATCATCTAGTTATGGAG GCCCGCCACTATATGCAATGTGTCTGGAATTGCGTACAATTTTGGATTTGCTGCGTAGTCACTCTGTCGATGGCACAACTTTTGTCCAGCTTCTTGATGCTGCCGCCACTGTTTTCGGTAGGACAAGTGCTGTGGTTGAGCTGTCTGATTATTCCGCTGTTATCAGTATCGCTGGTTGCGACTCCTACTGATCCGACAATCATGCAAAGAGCTACGGGAAAGAATCAATGCTTAGTTAACGGACAG GTCGCATTATTCGTCCTCTGGTGTTACGGCAGTAAATTCTTACCAACTGTTATAACAGTGGTTTTGTCTCAGGGTATTTTACTAGCCAATATGTGTTATAAATTTTGGCATATCAATTCCAAGTGTGTTTACGTCTACCCACAACCTACCCCCGCTCCTGTTCTCGGAGCTGACTCTGACATGCCTGTACAATGGGGTGGCTGGGGTTCAGAACCACTTGCTATTCTGCTCGCGCAGCATTTTGCTTTGGTACTAGCAGTCTTACACTTTG TTACAATATCTATCAGTTTTGTGCACCGTGAATATTCCGTTTGGAGGAAACAGCCGATAAAAAATTGGACGTGGGTTCTCACCACCCTCATCGT